AAACTATGGATCGCTTGCATTTCTTTTCGCCGGTGCGAATTACGCGCGGGCAAGGACACCCCTTGGAAGAAGTCGACAGCGTAGCCGAAGCAATGGTATTTCTGCGGAAATGGCCAACCGGGCGGCGCGGGCCGGTGTATCAATGCGCGCTGAATTGCTGTTCCGCGGCTTTGTCGGGACAGATGTCGCCCGAGGAAGCGAGGAAGGCTTTCACGGGTTTTGCCCGGATTACGCGCTTGCTGGACGATGAGTCGGCAATGCCCATGGGCGGTGAAAGCATGGGGCATGTATACGCCCTGCGGCGGTAAACGCCTGATCCGGATTGCTACTTCAACGTCTGCGCTCGTAGAGGGTGCAGACGTGGGTGGTCTTTGCCCCCGCTGCTCACCTGCGAGTGTCTCCTGTGCTACGCTAGTGCGCGCCTTTGATGCGTCGCCTCGCGCGTGGCGCCATGTTGCTGGTCCAAATGATCGGCTGGCGGCGATCACGGCACGATCGGGAGAAAGAACAATGCCCAAATGGCTCAAGATGGTTTTGGGAACGGTTGGCGCCATCGCCATCGCATTGGTATGGGCAATAGCGGCCACATGGATGGGGGCTCCATCCATCCTGATCACGGTCGGAGCGGTCGCGATAGGGGCGGGGACTTACACCTACTTTGGCCAAGGCTCGAGCTGATGGCTATCCGCCTGAAGCGACAGCCAAAGCGTTCAATCTGAAGCGACTCTCCAGCGTTACCTATCCACAACGGCATTTCGCCTAAGCGATGGCCATCACCCGTTTGTGGTCGGCAACTTCGGAGAGCAGCCAATCCTGGAACAGCCCGGTGCCCGGCTTGTTGCCGATGCTGCGACGCTGATGCAGGTAAATCCCGGCCGGATAGGTGTGGCGGGCGCGAAACGGGGCGACAAGTTTGCCTTGCTCCAGAAAATCCTGGGCCATCATCGTGTCGGCAAGCGCGATACCGGCGCCATTGATCGCCTCGCGCATGATGAGCGTACAATCATCCAGAGTTGTGCTGGACTTCGGCGTCGTGTCCGAAACGCCCTCCTGCTCCAGCCAACGCCTCCATCTCATGCTCTCACATTCATGGATG
The nucleotide sequence above comes from Mesorhizobium shangrilense. Encoded proteins:
- a CDS encoding DUF982 domain-containing protein, with amino-acid sequence MDRLHFFSPVRITRGQGHPLEEVDSVAEAMVFLRKWPTGRRGPVYQCALNCCSAALSGQMSPEEARKAFTGFARITRLLDDESAMPMGGESMGHVYALRR